The Halarcobacter mediterraneus genomic interval AACCTAGCCCTTTGTTAAATAAAAGTGGTGCTTTTCATACTTCAAAAATAAAAGTAAGTCTTAGTAAATCTATATATAAAGAGACTTTTTCTACTTTATTTGATGCAATAAGAAGAGAAGAAAAAACTAGTGATATGTTAGATGGAATTGAGCCAAAGAAATATAAAGAAACTATGAATATGATGAAAACTTTAAAATCAGTAATTATAAACTTTGAAGTAAAAAATGAAGAAGGAAAGTCTTTTTCTTTTCCTATTTTAGATACCTCTGAAGAGAAAAAGACAAAAGTAACCTTTTCTTTTAAAGCAATTTTCTTTTATAACCTAAATGAAGCAAAGAAAGTACTAAATTACAATGAATAAAAAAAGATTTAATATTAAACAAGGACTAAAAGTCAAAATAGTTTTAAAGCAAGACCAAAAAACAGGTAAATTAACCCAAGGAATTGTTAAAGATATATTGACAAATTCTCCTTCCCATCCCCATGGAATTAAAGTTAGACTTCAAGATGGTCAAGTAGGACGAGTACAAGAAATTTTGTAATGACTTTATATATTGATGCAGATGCTTTTCCTAATCTTTTAAAACCAATAGTTTTTAGAGCAATAGAAAGATTATCTTTAAAAACATTGGTAATAGCAAATAAAAAAGTTAATATAGGAACTTCTTCTTTTATAAAATATCTAGTTGTAAATCAAGGTGCAGATGAAGCAGATAATAAAATAATAGAACTTCTAGAAGAGGGTGATTTAGTTATTACAGCTGATATTCCTTTAGCAAATAGAACTATTGAAAAAAAAGCTCATGCAATAGATCATAGAGGTGAAACTTACACTAAAGATAATATAAAAGAGTATCTAGCAGTAAGAAATCTAATGCAAGAAATTAGAGATAGTGGAGAACTTACAAAAGGACCAGCTGCCTTTACTCAAAAAGATGCACAAAAATTTGCTAACTCTTTAAATGCATTTTTGCAGAAGATATAATTTCTTTTAGAAATAAAACTTTTTATTTTTTAATACTTCTTTTGGAGAAATATTAAACTTCTTAAAAAAAGCAAAAGTAAAATTACTTTGATGTTTGTATCCCACTAACTCAGAAACTTCATTAATTGAGTATTCATTTGTTTCTAAAAGTTTTTTTGCTTTTTCAAGTCTTTTATTAATAATATATTTAAAAACTGTAGTATTATACTCTATTTTAAAAATCTTTTGTAATTTTGTTTCATTTGTACTTGCTACTTTTGCAAGTTCTTTTAGGGTCAAATCTTTAAATAAGTTTTCATCTATATAAACCATTAATTTATTTAAATAGTGTCTTTCTATAGAGGGAAGGAACTCTTTTTCTTCTTGAATATTATTAAGCCAATTATATAAAAGTCCATAGGTATGACTTTGGAGTAACAGGTTTTCAAGTTTGTTATTATGTGACGAATTGAAAATAGTATTTAAGCTTAATAAAGTTTCAAAACTACAAGGAGAATCTTTAAGTATTTTAAATAGAGGTTTGTTTTCTAAGTCTTGTAAAGTTTTATTTAAAGGATTATTTTCCTTGGAAATAATTTGATTTTCAATAAACTCTTTTGTTGCAACCATATTTATTATTTTTAAATTTGAATCTTTTTTATAAAAACTTTTTCCATTTTCTTGATTTAGTGCACTTACACTTAAATGATTTGGCTTAAAAGTTTTATTTATTTTAAAATCAACATTTTTATATTGGATACTGCCATTTAAAAAAGCTGAAAAAGAAACGAGAGTGTCTTCAAATTTATTTTCTATTATAAAATCTTCTTTTACATCAATATCAAACTTATAAAAAAAAAGACCTTTACAAACAGGAACTAGTGAAATTTGACCTTCTGCAAGTTCTTTGGGCATAAAAAAAGTAGTATTTGAACTATTCTCTTTATTCATTTCATTTATATTTTCAAAGCTAAGTATTTTTGGCATTTTTTCTCTTTTCGTTTAATCATAAAAAAAAAGTTTTTTATAATAAATACAATATTGATATGCATTATCATATAAAATATAATACAAAAATATTTAACAACTACTTAAGGAGACAAATTGAAACTTTTAAATGGATTACTAATTATAAGTATTATTACTTCAAATCTTTTAGCAGAGGAGACTATAAAACTTGAAGATGTAACAGTAACAGCACAAAAGAAAAAGGAATCAAAGCAAAATATCGCCTTGAGCTTAGATATTCTTGATAGTGATGATATAAAAGAACAAAAAATTTTGGATACTGAAGATATTGTAAATAGTACTCCTGGACTTTTTATGATAAAGACAAATCATCATGGAACAGCAGGTTTTTTATCTTTAAGAGGAATAACACCTACTATGGAAGGAGAACAAGCCATAGGTTTTTTTGTCGATGATATATATTACCCTATGTTTGATAGTGAAATTTTAGATATTCAAAGAGTTGAAATACTAAAAGGTCCACAAGGTACTTTATATGGTAAAAATACAGAATCAGGTGCGATTAATATTATTACTAATAAACCAGTAAATGAAAATAGTGCAGATGTAAGTATTGGTTTAGCAAATAATAATACTCAAGAATATAAGGGCTTAGTAAATGTGAAACTTATTGAGAATGATTTATTTTTAAGAGCTGCTCTTAGAAAGTATAAGAGTGATGGATATTTTGAAAATAGATATACAAAAAATAAAAAATCAGACAATATCGAAGGAATTGATTCAAGAGTTTCATTAAGATATTTACCTACAGATAATTTAGATTTTATTCTTTCTTATGATAGAAATGATTATGACAATGGATATACAGGCTTTAATACTCTTGCTGAAGTTTTAAATAATCCTGGAAAAGTAGATATGGATTTTGATGGTGAAGGTGAATTTAAAAATGATAAATTCTCATTAAAATCAATATATGAAAATGATAATTTAACTTTTACTTCAATTACAGCAGCAAGTGATACAAAAAATATTGATTATAATGATTTGGACTTTTCAGTATATGATGTAATGAGACTTAAAACAGATAGAGAAATAGATTTCTTATCTCAAGAATTTAGGCTTAATTCCTCTTTTGAAAATTTTAGTTATTTAATTGGAGCATATTTTAGTAAAGAAAGTAATGAGCAGACAGTAGACTTTGAAATGCGTCAAGGAAATCCTTTATATGGAATGCCAAGTTTTACCCAGCTTACAGGAAGTGATATGGATACAAAAAACTATGCACTTTTCTCTCAAATGAATTATCTTTTTACTGATTCTTTTGATGTAACATTTGGACTTAGATATGATAAAGAACAAAAAGATTATAAATATACTGAAGGTTATGATAAAGATATGTCTTCTTTTGGTATGTTTTCTGATTCAATGAGTAAAAGTAAAGATTCTTCGGAAATTTTACCTAAGGTTTCATTCAATTTTAATTTAGATGAGCAACATCTTTTATATGCAAGTTATTCAAAAGGTTATAAATCAGGAGGATACAACTCTTTAGCTCCAATAGATAATCAAGAGTTCAAAGCTGAACAATCAAATAATTTTGAAGTTGGTTTTAAATCAAGGTTTTTAGATGATAGCTTATTTACAAATTTAGCAATTTATCAAATTAATATTGATGACCAACAAGTAGAACAACAATATTATCCTGACTCAATTACTTCAAATGCTGGTAAATCTACCATAAGAGGATTTGAGTTTGACTTTACTTATCAAGTAACTGATAAGTTTTTATTATCATCAGGAATAGGATATAACAAATCAGAATTTGATGAGTATAAAGATAATATTTTAGATGCTTCTGGAAATATTATTGGACAAAGAAGCTATGATGGTAATAGAGCACCAAATACCCCAAAATATACTTATAATATAACTGCAAAATATAATTTTCTAAAAGATACTTATTTATTAGCTAAATTAAATGCTGTAGGAGATATGTACTTTGATTTGGATAATACTGTAAAACAAAAGTCTTATGAATTAGTAGATTTAAGCTTTGGTACTACAATAAATAATATTGATTTTAAATTATGGAGTAAAAATATTTTTGATAAAACTTATATTACAAGAGCTTTTGAAATGAGTGATGAATGGTATGCAAGAGCAGGGGAAGGTAGAACTTTTGGTTTTGAACTTTCTTATAAGTTTTAATAGGAAAAATAGATGTATATTTTTACTAAAAAATTTAGTTTTTTATTGCTTTTATATACAACTCAATTTATTCCATTAGGTTTCTTTTTTGGAGCAATTCCCGCAATACTTGCTACTCAAGGAGTATCTATGGAAACAATTGGAAGTATATATATGTTAGGGCTTATTTGGGTTATCAAATTTTTATGGGCTCCTTTTATAGATAAAAATAAAATTAGTTTTTTACAAGGGCATTATCGCTCTTGGCTAATTTTAGTTCAAATAAGTTTATCCTTATCAATGGTTTTTTGTGCTTTTTATTCTATTTCAGATAGTTTTTTAATTTCTCTTTCTTTAATTACTCTTATTAACTTTTTTTCTTCCACACAAGATATTTGTGTTGATGGTTTAGTTGTAAATAGTTTAGATGAACAAGAGTTAAAGTATGCAAATTCAATGCAAACAGCAGGAACTTTTTTAGGTTCTCTTTTAGGTTTATGTTTACCATTATATTCATATGAAGTTTATACTTGGAAAACTACTCTTTTAATATTGAGTATTTTAGTTTTAATTCCCACATTTTTTTTATTCTTTTATAAAGAAAAGATAAATGAAGTAAAACCTCTAAGAGTTAGTTACTTTAAGGTATTAAGTTTTTTAGGAAATAAAAAAGTATTGAAGTTACTTTTTATTATGACACCAGCTTATTTTATAGTAGAAGGAAGTTTTTCTTTAATTCAACAGCTATTAATAAGAAATGAATGGACATTAATTGAAATTGCAATATCTCAAAATATAATAAGTTCTTTTTTTGGAATATTAGCAGCTTTTTTGGCTGGATATATTATGAAATATTTAGGTCAATATAAAAGTTATATTCTTACTTCAACATTAATATTTATTGATATCTTAATAATGATAAATTTAGAAGCTTTTGCGAATGATCATGTTTTATCAACAATTTTTCTCTCTTATAACTATTTTTGTTTAGGTTTATTTATGACTCTATACTATACTTTTATTATGAAAAATAGTTCAAAAGAACTAGCAGGAACACAAGTAAATATTCAACATGGATTTATGTTATTTATCTCTTTGGTTTTTACAAAGGTCTTTTTAACAATAAGTTCAGAATATGGTTTTGTCTCAGCTTTTATTTGTCTACTTTGTATTTATATTATTTCATACACTTTTTCAATTTTCAAGTTAAGGGAAGATTATGAAAGCTAAAAAAGGTATATTAAGACTTTTAGAAATAGCATAGGCTAAAAAGTATTTACTTTTTTTAGCCTGTTTTTTTGCTTCTTTACATGCTATTTTAAGTCTTGCCCCATATATTTTAAGTTATGAGATTCTAAATCAAAGTGTATCCAATAATTTTCAGTATAAATTACTTCAAACATATGTTATTTATAGCATTATTACAATAATCTGTGCTTATGTATGTTTGTATATTGCCTTAATATTATCTCATATGGCAGCTTTTGAAATTTTATATAACTTTAGAGTTCAAATTGCAAAAAAATTAGCAACTTTATCTATAGGATATTTACAAAATAGGGCAACAGGTGAATTAAAAAAAGTATTAGTTGATGATATTGAGAAAATAGAAAAATTTTTAGCACATAATTTAATTGATATTGTAAAAGCTTCTCTTATGCCTGTTCTTATATTAATCTATATGTTTATTCTTGATTATAGACTTGCTTTTGCTAGTTTAGCACCATTAATTGTTTTCTTTTTATGGCTTTTTATTATCTTTAAGACAAAAGCTTTACAAGAAATAACTAAAGTATATTCTAAAAGTATCCAAAGAATGGATAGTGTTGTTGTTGAATATGTTCGTTCAATTGCTTTAATGAAAATATTTAACCAAGATGCAAATAGATTTAAAAATTTTAAAAATTCAATAGATGAATATACCCAATGGGTATTAGAATATATAGATAAAAATAGTA includes:
- a CDS encoding YwbE family protein: MTMNKKRFNIKQGLKVKIVLKQDQKTGKLTQGIVKDILTNSPSHPHGIKVRLQDGQVGRVQEIL
- a CDS encoding YaiI/YqxD family protein; translated protein: MTLYIDADAFPNLLKPIVFRAIERLSLKTLVIANKKVNIGTSSFIKYLVVNQGADEADNKIIELLEEGDLVITADIPLANRTIEKKAHAIDHRGETYTKDNIKEYLAVRNLMQEIRDSGELTKGPAAFTQKDAQKFANSLNAFLQKI
- a CDS encoding helix-turn-helix domain-containing protein — protein: MPKILSFENINEMNKENSSNTTFFMPKELAEGQISLVPVCKGLFFYKFDIDVKEDFIIENKFEDTLVSFSAFLNGSIQYKNVDFKINKTFKPNHLSVSALNQENGKSFYKKDSNLKIINMVATKEFIENQIISKENNPLNKTLQDLENKPLFKILKDSPCSFETLLSLNTIFNSSHNNKLENLLLQSHTYGLLYNWLNNIQEEKEFLPSIERHYLNKLMVYIDENLFKDLTLKELAKVASTNETKLQKIFKIEYNTTVFKYIINKRLEKAKKLLETNEYSINEVSELVGYKHQSNFTFAFFKKFNISPKEVLKNKKFYF
- a CDS encoding TonB-dependent receptor, with amino-acid sequence MKLLNGLLIISIITSNLLAEETIKLEDVTVTAQKKKESKQNIALSLDILDSDDIKEQKILDTEDIVNSTPGLFMIKTNHHGTAGFLSLRGITPTMEGEQAIGFFVDDIYYPMFDSEILDIQRVEILKGPQGTLYGKNTESGAINIITNKPVNENSADVSIGLANNNTQEYKGLVNVKLIENDLFLRAALRKYKSDGYFENRYTKNKKSDNIEGIDSRVSLRYLPTDNLDFILSYDRNDYDNGYTGFNTLAEVLNNPGKVDMDFDGEGEFKNDKFSLKSIYENDNLTFTSITAASDTKNIDYNDLDFSVYDVMRLKTDREIDFLSQEFRLNSSFENFSYLIGAYFSKESNEQTVDFEMRQGNPLYGMPSFTQLTGSDMDTKNYALFSQMNYLFTDSFDVTFGLRYDKEQKDYKYTEGYDKDMSSFGMFSDSMSKSKDSSEILPKVSFNFNLDEQHLLYASYSKGYKSGGYNSLAPIDNQEFKAEQSNNFEVGFKSRFLDDSLFTNLAIYQINIDDQQVEQQYYPDSITSNAGKSTIRGFEFDFTYQVTDKFLLSSGIGYNKSEFDEYKDNILDASGNIIGQRSYDGNRAPNTPKYTYNITAKYNFLKDTYLLAKLNAVGDMYFDLDNTVKQKSYELVDLSFGTTINNIDFKLWSKNIFDKTYITRAFEMSDEWYARAGEGRTFGFELSYKF
- a CDS encoding MFS transporter, translating into MYIFTKKFSFLLLLYTTQFIPLGFFFGAIPAILATQGVSMETIGSIYMLGLIWVIKFLWAPFIDKNKISFLQGHYRSWLILVQISLSLSMVFCAFYSISDSFLISLSLITLINFFSSTQDICVDGLVVNSLDEQELKYANSMQTAGTFLGSLLGLCLPLYSYEVYTWKTTLLILSILVLIPTFFLFFYKEKINEVKPLRVSYFKVLSFLGNKKVLKLLFIMTPAYFIVEGSFSLIQQLLIRNEWTLIEIAISQNIISSFFGILAAFLAGYIMKYLGQYKSYILTSTLIFIDILIMINLEAFANDHVLSTIFLSYNYFCLGLFMTLYYTFIMKNSSKELAGTQVNIQHGFMLFISLVFTKVFLTISSEYGFVSAFICLLCIYIISYTFSIFKLREDYES